One Pseudorhodoplanes sinuspersici DNA segment encodes these proteins:
- a CDS encoding FAD binding domain-containing protein: protein MKPSLFGYRAPKTLDEAIALLAGNADAAVLAGGQTLLPAMNFRVANPALLVDIQHVGGLRGIIITASHIVVRAMTRHRELELHADVRRANPLIAETMHHVAHVPIRNRGTVVGSLCHADPSAEMPLLLVLLGGNVLAQGPVGAREIAAEDFFQSFLTTARRHDEIVVEARFPTLPPGAGWAFDEVTRRRGDYAIVGVGCVLNLDDQHLARNLRLAACGIADRPIRLKKVEALLEGTALAEADLDAAVAASADAVAQSDDVNVTASYRRRALAALIRRIVAKAAARATSGMVQ from the coding sequence ATGAAGCCTTCCCTTTTCGGCTATCGAGCACCAAAAACACTCGATGAAGCCATTGCGCTTCTCGCCGGCAATGCTGATGCCGCCGTGCTCGCGGGAGGGCAGACCCTCCTGCCGGCGATGAATTTCCGTGTTGCTAACCCGGCTCTGCTTGTCGATATCCAGCATGTTGGCGGCCTCAGGGGTATCATAATTACCGCGAGCCACATTGTTGTGCGGGCAATGACGCGGCACCGCGAGTTGGAACTGCATGCAGATGTACGGCGCGCCAATCCGCTCATTGCCGAAACCATGCATCATGTCGCCCATGTTCCGATCCGCAATCGCGGAACAGTGGTTGGCAGCTTATGTCATGCCGATCCATCGGCGGAAATGCCACTCCTTCTGGTATTGCTCGGTGGCAATGTTCTCGCACAAGGACCAGTGGGGGCACGCGAGATTGCTGCTGAAGATTTCTTCCAGTCGTTTCTGACCACGGCTCGCCGGCATGACGAAATCGTTGTGGAAGCGCGATTTCCAACTTTGCCACCCGGTGCCGGTTGGGCATTTGATGAAGTCACTCGCCGGCGTGGCGACTATGCCATCGTCGGTGTTGGATGCGTGCTCAATCTCGATGATCAACACCTGGCGCGAAACCTCCGGCTCGCCGCCTGCGGCATTGCTGATCGTCCGATCCGACTAAAAAAAGTCGAAGCCTTGCTCGAAGGCACCGCCCTTGCAGAGGCCGATCTCGACGCCGCGGTCGCCGCCTCCGCAGATGCGGTGGCGCAATCTGATGACGTGAACGTCACAGCCAGTTATCGCCGCCGGGCCCTGGCGGCGTTGATCCGGCGCATAGTGGCCAAAGCTGCTGCGCGTGCAACTTCCGGGATGGTGCAATGA
- a CDS encoding (2Fe-2S)-binding protein, whose product MKRMIRPSIPDRSDDPRVDVSLVVNGEKVMRPVSIRMLLSDFLRHELGLTGTHVGCEHGVCGCCTVHIDGKAGRSCLTLAVQANGAEIRTIESVAHQDGALHPIQQAFKECHALQCGFCTPGMVMNILARFEEEEKLDLSDSGIRDMLSGNLCRCTGYINIIAAVRRAAELLGRA is encoded by the coding sequence ATGAAACGGATGATCAGGCCTTCCATCCCCGATCGGTCAGATGATCCGCGTGTCGATGTCTCCCTCGTCGTCAATGGTGAGAAAGTCATGCGACCGGTCAGCATCCGCATGTTGCTCAGTGATTTCCTGCGCCACGAACTCGGGCTGACCGGGACCCATGTCGGCTGCGAGCACGGCGTGTGCGGTTGCTGCACGGTCCATATCGATGGCAAAGCCGGCCGCTCGTGTCTCACCTTGGCCGTGCAGGCCAATGGCGCTGAAATCCGCACCATTGAGTCCGTGGCGCATCAGGACGGCGCGCTGCATCCGATTCAGCAGGCATTCAAGGAATGTCATGCTTTACAATGCGGGTTCTGCACACCCGGCATGGTTATGAATATTCTCGCCCGCTTCGAGGAGGAGGAGAAGCTCGATCTCTCCGATTCCGGCATCAGAGACATGCTGTCGGGCAATCTGTGCCGTTGTACCGGCTACATCAACATCATCGCTGCGGTTCGCCGTGCGGCTGAGCTTCTCGGGCGCGCTTGA
- the cutA gene encoding aerobic carbon-monoxide dehydrogenase large subunit: MSTRTFGARIERNIDPKLLRGEGAYVDDIPLADALHAVFLRSPYARARITAIDVSAAKRHPGVVTVYTCDGIGALDKEMPLLIPHPSMQDPQTQRPLARDDVYYVGQTIAMIVAIDRYTAEDAIALIDVTYEPLSVEMDIEKALQNGAPVLHPKLSSNLAAHFIQTSGDPDAAFARAEHITRIKVQVDRSTAAPMECRAVAARWDAISGELTVWDGTQAPISVRGGLASVLELDEDKVRVIAPDVGGGFGQKVLFFYPDEVLVPMAAMQLGRPVKYIEDRRENFIGSSHERTQIHTIELGALKTGEIIGLRDSFLHDTGAFIPYGIAVAQVASTSIAGPYRIPNIWVEFKAVYTPTVQVTPYRGCGRPQACFALERAIDQLAEELGIDRFEIRRRNFIGEAEFPYTRDGLLFADGLKVTLDSGQYAKALDMAAHELGAADFAAEQERARADGKYLGLGLACYVEGTGLGPYEGGHVRIHPITGKAYVNTGLTSQGQGHDTIFAQIVADQLGLKPEDVIVVEGDTKAFDWGVATFASRAAVVSGNAIHKAARIVRQKALQAAANMLEADMDQVELRDSAAWVKGSNRFVPLAAVATASNPLRYAFNKAAQAATQFAPASRHDGPPLAEGEAPGLEATDYYSPPASTWAYGVHAAIVEVDPGLCTVNIKKYVCIHDCGNMINPMIVEGQVLGGIAQGIGGALYERLDYQPDGNLANANFMDFLVPYATEIPNVSILHLETPSPLNPLGVKGVGEAGCIAVGAVIASAVEDALRVFGPLKFHHVPLTPTMISDALDAVGH; this comes from the coding sequence ATGTCGACACGGACCTTCGGCGCCCGCATCGAGCGCAATATCGACCCAAAGCTGCTGCGCGGTGAAGGCGCTTATGTCGATGACATTCCGCTGGCGGACGCGTTGCACGCTGTCTTCCTGCGCAGTCCGTACGCAAGGGCACGCATCACCGCGATCGATGTGTCAGCGGCGAAGCGCCATCCTGGCGTGGTGACGGTTTATACCTGTGACGGTATCGGCGCACTCGACAAGGAGATGCCGCTGCTGATCCCCCACCCCTCTATGCAAGATCCGCAAACGCAACGGCCGCTGGCGCGTGACGATGTCTATTATGTTGGCCAGACCATCGCCATGATCGTTGCGATCGACCGCTACACAGCCGAGGATGCGATTGCGCTCATCGATGTGACCTATGAGCCGTTATCGGTCGAGATGGACATTGAAAAGGCGCTACAGAACGGGGCGCCTGTTCTGCATCCGAAATTATCGAGCAATCTTGCCGCTCACTTCATTCAGACCAGCGGCGACCCTGATGCCGCCTTTGCGCGCGCAGAACACATCACCAGGATCAAGGTGCAGGTCGACCGATCAACGGCCGCACCCATGGAATGCCGCGCTGTCGCCGCACGTTGGGACGCCATTTCCGGTGAGCTGACGGTGTGGGACGGCACACAAGCACCAATCTCAGTCCGTGGTGGACTCGCGTCGGTGCTCGAACTCGATGAAGACAAAGTACGGGTCATTGCGCCGGATGTCGGCGGCGGTTTCGGCCAGAAGGTGCTGTTCTTCTATCCCGATGAAGTATTGGTGCCGATGGCGGCGATGCAGCTTGGTCGTCCCGTAAAGTATATCGAGGACCGGCGAGAGAATTTCATCGGCTCATCGCATGAGCGAACGCAGATCCATACAATCGAACTGGGGGCACTCAAAACAGGCGAGATCATCGGCCTTCGCGACAGTTTTTTGCACGACACCGGCGCCTTCATTCCCTATGGCATCGCGGTGGCGCAGGTGGCATCAACCTCGATTGCGGGGCCTTATCGCATTCCCAACATCTGGGTTGAGTTCAAGGCGGTCTATACGCCGACCGTGCAGGTCACGCCGTATCGCGGCTGCGGCCGACCGCAAGCCTGTTTCGCGCTCGAGCGCGCCATCGATCAACTCGCAGAGGAGCTCGGTATTGACCGGTTCGAGATCCGCCGTCGCAATTTCATCGGCGAGGCTGAATTTCCCTATACGCGCGACGGCTTGCTGTTTGCCGATGGCCTGAAAGTAACGCTCGACAGCGGACAATATGCGAAGGCGCTCGACATGGCGGCGCATGAGCTCGGCGCGGCGGATTTCGCCGCCGAACAAGAGCGCGCACGCGCCGACGGCAAATATTTGGGCCTGGGCCTTGCCTGTTATGTCGAAGGCACCGGCCTTGGACCTTACGAGGGTGGCCATGTCCGCATCCATCCGATCACCGGCAAAGCCTATGTGAACACCGGGCTCACATCGCAAGGGCAAGGCCACGACACCATCTTCGCGCAAATCGTTGCCGATCAGCTCGGCCTCAAGCCAGAGGACGTCATCGTGGTGGAAGGCGACACCAAGGCATTCGACTGGGGTGTTGCCACCTTTGCCAGCCGCGCAGCAGTGGTGAGCGGAAACGCTATTCATAAGGCCGCACGCATCGTGCGTCAGAAGGCGTTGCAAGCCGCAGCCAATATGCTGGAAGCCGATATGGATCAGGTTGAGCTGCGCGACTCGGCGGCCTGGGTGAAAGGCTCCAATCGTTTCGTTCCGCTGGCCGCGGTGGCGACAGCCAGCAATCCGTTGCGTTACGCGTTCAACAAGGCGGCGCAGGCCGCAACCCAATTCGCGCCGGCGAGCAGGCATGACGGACCGCCGCTGGCGGAAGGCGAGGCGCCAGGTTTAGAGGCCACTGACTATTACAGTCCACCGGCTTCCACCTGGGCCTATGGCGTCCACGCCGCGATTGTCGAAGTGGATCCTGGCCTCTGCACGGTCAACATCAAGAAGTATGTCTGCATCCATGATTGCGGCAACATGATCAACCCCATGATCGTTGAGGGGCAGGTCCTCGGCGGCATCGCTCAGGGAATCGGCGGTGCGCTTTATGAGCGGCTCGACTACCAGCCGGATGGCAATCTTGCCAATGCCAACTTCATGGATTTCCTCGTTCCCTACGCAACAGAGATCCCAAACGTCTCAATATTGCATTTGGAGACGCCGTCGCCACTCAATCCGCTCGGAGTCAAAGGCGTCGGCGAGGCCGGCTGCATCGCCGTCGGTGCGGTGATCGCGTCGGCCGTCGAGGATGCGCTTCGCGTGTTTGGACCGCTGAAGTTTCATCATGTTCCATTGACGCCGACGATGATCAGCGACGCACTGGACGCCGTTGGGCACTGA
- a CDS encoding cysteine hydrolase family protein — MEAYVYGVKRSLPAGFEDYFDRSATAIVSIDMHEGHLADSPDCPCPAPRAREIVAPINAFHRSARVLGVPIIHVRSVLRKSGVDDLNGIPSAWRATFPLYVGPISGADAHAIEGSRWTNFVTEVAEGDEIVETKKRLSAFYPTDLDFLLRNMRVTTLVLNGGFTDCCVLNTAFDASNRTYRVIVARDLARGTNEEMEDAALKMISLHLGLVMDSADILQAWSQRQSSPARMIE; from the coding sequence ATGGAAGCTTATGTTTATGGCGTCAAGCGGTCGCTGCCTGCAGGTTTCGAGGATTATTTCGATCGCTCCGCCACCGCGATCGTGTCGATCGACATGCACGAAGGCCATCTCGCCGATTCACCGGATTGTCCTTGCCCGGCGCCACGGGCGCGAGAAATCGTTGCGCCGATTAACGCTTTTCATCGGAGCGCGCGGGTGCTTGGTGTACCGATCATTCACGTGCGCAGCGTGCTGCGGAAGAGCGGGGTGGATGACTTGAACGGCATTCCCTCTGCCTGGCGTGCTACTTTTCCGCTCTATGTCGGGCCGATTTCCGGCGCCGATGCTCATGCCATCGAGGGGTCTCGCTGGACCAATTTCGTCACCGAGGTGGCGGAAGGCGATGAGATCGTCGAGACAAAAAAACGCCTCTCGGCATTCTATCCGACCGATCTTGACTTCCTGTTGCGCAACATGCGCGTCACGACGCTCGTTCTCAACGGCGGCTTCACCGACTGTTGTGTGCTCAACACTGCGTTCGACGCCAGCAATCGCACTTATCGCGTGATCGTGGCCCGTGATCTGGCGCGCGGCACCAACGAGGAAATGGAAGACGCTGCCCTCAAGATGATCTCGCTGCATCTTGGGCTGGTGATGGACAGCGCCGACATTTTGCAGGCCTGGAGCCAACGCCAATCATCGCCCGCACGGATGATCGAATAG
- a CDS encoding ABC transporter permease: MYDLFINWLANTAGYAAPYALAALGLIISERAGVLNLTAEGIMLVGALAGIASFLLMGGYPIIAIFIAMIMASLVSTLFAFIVVYLRINQVIAGLSMVFFCQGLTSLIGIMFGWKNRAISGLGHIDLWPLSEIPVIGRVFFSQDLVVFLVIPIFLAVNWTLNSSMTGLRLRAVGENPEAADAAGINVSAYRFFAVVAGSALMGLAGAYISVASTKLWIDNMTSGRGWIAIALVIFARWRPWRALFGALLFGSIESAMPRIAAAGIKVPQYFMLMLPYLATLGVMIWVAWKSRGGAADEPGALGQPHVREERR, translated from the coding sequence ATGTATGATCTTTTCATCAACTGGCTTGCCAACACTGCGGGTTATGCCGCTCCCTATGCGCTGGCCGCGCTCGGATTGATCATCAGCGAGCGTGCCGGCGTGCTTAACCTCACCGCCGAAGGCATCATGCTCGTCGGCGCCTTGGCCGGCATCGCGAGCTTCCTGCTCATGGGCGGCTACCCGATCATTGCTATTTTCATCGCAATGATCATGGCTTCGCTGGTCTCAACCTTGTTCGCCTTTATCGTGGTTTATCTACGCATCAATCAGGTCATTGCTGGCCTTTCGATGGTGTTTTTCTGCCAGGGTCTGACAAGCCTCATCGGCATTATGTTCGGTTGGAAAAACCGGGCGATCAGCGGACTCGGCCATATCGATCTCTGGCCGCTGTCGGAGATTCCCGTCATCGGTCGTGTGTTCTTCTCGCAGGATCTGGTGGTATTCCTCGTCATTCCGATTTTCCTTGCCGTGAACTGGACACTCAACTCCTCCATGACCGGGCTGCGCCTGCGCGCCGTCGGTGAAAATCCGGAAGCGGCAGATGCGGCTGGCATCAATGTGTCGGCCTACCGGTTTTTCGCCGTGGTTGCGGGCTCGGCGCTGATGGGGCTTGCCGGTGCTTACATTTCTGTGGCGAGCACAAAGCTCTGGATCGATAATATGACCAGCGGCCGGGGCTGGATTGCAATTGCGCTCGTGATCTTCGCGCGCTGGCGTCCCTGGCGCGCCCTGTTCGGCGCGCTGCTGTTCGGTAGCATCGAATCCGCTATGCCGCGTATCGCCGCCGCGGGCATCAAGGTGCCGCAATATTTCATGCTGATGCTGCCCTATCTGGCCACGCTTGGCGTCATGATCTGGGTGGCCTGGAAGAGCCGCGGAGGAGCGGCCGACGAGCCGGGGGCGCTGGGCCAGCCGCATGTACGGGAGGAGCGGCGCTGA
- a CDS encoding ABC transporter permease, with product MSEQAAVTMPVASPAPDGASRRRLWRFNLEVRHDMPPWQQAVYLVVFLGFGFLISGLILVEAGVPAADLFDQLVVSTLTDVDNLRSVLFRAAPLMLIGLSAAIAFRARFWNLGLEGQMIWGGIGATIVSLYGIGPESIRIPIMILFASALAMAWIAIAALLKIRLGVNEIISTLLMNYVALNFLLHLVYGPWRDPHDGFPHSKAFEPFERLGEIGWGLSAALPLALTIAILVWWLVGFTRFGFYLRFVQANDRVAHAVGIPAITVTLGAVLISGALAGIGGFVVVSGQEGRLTQSFFEGYLFSGVLIAFLARNNPLAAVIVSVLVAMLFISGQSLQVFYQVPFSMVQLIEAIVVICVATSEFLIRHRIHVIR from the coding sequence ATGTCTGAGCAAGCAGCCGTGACAATGCCGGTTGCGTCGCCAGCGCCTGACGGGGCGTCGCGGCGACGGTTGTGGCGTTTCAATCTCGAAGTCCGTCATGACATGCCGCCGTGGCAGCAAGCGGTATATCTCGTTGTCTTTCTTGGTTTCGGCTTTCTCATCTCCGGCCTGATCCTGGTCGAAGCCGGTGTGCCGGCCGCCGACCTGTTCGACCAGCTCGTCGTCTCGACGCTGACGGACGTCGATAATCTGCGCTCGGTATTGTTTCGCGCTGCACCACTGATGCTGATCGGCTTGAGTGCGGCGATTGCATTCCGCGCGCGCTTTTGGAATCTCGGGCTTGAGGGCCAGATGATTTGGGGAGGCATCGGTGCGACCATCGTATCGCTCTATGGGATCGGCCCGGAATCGATCCGCATCCCGATCATGATTTTGTTCGCCAGCGCGTTGGCCATGGCCTGGATCGCAATCGCCGCACTTCTCAAGATCCGGCTGGGCGTCAACGAGATCATATCGACGCTGCTGATGAACTATGTCGCCCTCAATTTTCTATTGCACCTCGTCTACGGTCCGTGGCGCGATCCGCACGACGGCTTCCCCCATTCGAAGGCGTTCGAACCATTCGAGCGGCTCGGCGAGATCGGCTGGGGTTTGAGCGCCGCGCTTCCATTGGCGTTGACGATCGCGATACTCGTCTGGTGGCTGGTCGGTTTCACACGGTTCGGCTTTTATCTTCGTTTCGTCCAGGCCAATGATCGTGTTGCGCATGCCGTTGGCATTCCGGCGATCACCGTAACACTTGGTGCAGTCTTGATCTCGGGCGCACTCGCTGGGATTGGAGGCTTTGTCGTCGTCTCGGGGCAGGAGGGGCGGCTGACGCAATCGTTTTTCGAGGGCTATCTGTTTTCCGGTGTCCTGATCGCTTTTCTTGCCCGCAACAATCCTCTCGCCGCCGTGATCGTGTCGGTACTGGTTGCCATGTTGTTCATCTCAGGGCAGAGCCTGCAGGTATTCTATCAAGTGCCGTTCTCGATGGTGCAGCTCATTGAGGCGATTGTCGTGATCTGTGTTGCGACATCGGAATTTCTCATCCGCCACCGCATTCATGTCATCCGCTAG
- a CDS encoding ABC transporter ATP-binding protein, translating into MQQVLTPPALELVGIRKTFDGFVALDNAMFAAQRGEVHALLGENGAGKSSLMNVACGLYTPEVGRVMIDGVDVMLSGPRDASARGIGMVHQHFKLVRPFTVAENVLLANPRGRFGKGIREISDDIRRRSDDLGFKIDPDRRVDDLSVAEQQRTEILKVLIGGARILILDEPTAVLTDQEAERLLTTVRSIARSGATVVLVTHKLADVKTYADRVTIMRGGSTIATVDPATKSREELTKLTVGTNLPSPARSADTFGRRRIEVMNLRCARADGHVALEDATFHVRSGEIYGVAGVSGNGQSELADVLMGVRTPLSGIIQIEETGEALKMVTPRGMRARGAAFIPADRYGLALASTLPVLDNFTVGAITGGRYGSWLRLRTKAMRTDAETAIADFDVQGVRSLAQKAALLSGGNAQKLVIAREFSNAPDIIIAHSPSRGLDARATSAVHARLAAARARQAAVLLISEDLDEVLALSDRIGVMTRGRIVAEFEAPANRQQVGQAMVDHV; encoded by the coding sequence ATGCAACAAGTGCTGACACCGCCTGCCTTGGAGCTCGTCGGCATCCGTAAAACGTTCGACGGCTTCGTTGCGCTGGACAACGCCATGTTTGCAGCCCAGCGCGGCGAAGTTCACGCACTCCTTGGTGAGAACGGCGCCGGCAAATCGTCCCTGATGAATGTTGCTTGCGGCCTTTATACGCCGGAAGTTGGACGCGTGATGATCGACGGTGTTGATGTCATGCTGAGCGGCCCTCGCGACGCCAGCGCCAGGGGCATCGGCATGGTGCACCAGCATTTCAAACTGGTGCGCCCTTTCACGGTGGCCGAGAATGTGTTGCTCGCCAATCCACGCGGCCGTTTCGGGAAAGGCATACGCGAGATCAGCGACGATATTCGGCGGCGATCGGACGACCTCGGCTTCAAAATCGATCCGGATCGTCGGGTCGATGATTTATCGGTTGCCGAGCAGCAACGAACCGAAATTCTCAAGGTGCTGATCGGCGGCGCTCGTATTTTGATCCTCGATGAGCCGACGGCAGTCTTGACGGATCAGGAGGCCGAACGTCTGCTCACGACCGTGCGCAGCATCGCACGCAGTGGCGCCACGGTCGTGCTCGTGACTCACAAGCTTGCCGACGTCAAGACATATGCCGACCGGGTCACCATTATGCGCGGCGGTAGCACAATCGCCACGGTTGATCCGGCAACAAAAAGCAGAGAAGAATTGACGAAGCTGACGGTTGGCACAAATCTCCCCTCACCGGCGCGCAGCGCAGATACGTTTGGCCGCCGACGCATCGAAGTGATGAATCTGCGATGTGCACGTGCCGACGGTCATGTTGCGCTCGAGGATGCAACGTTTCACGTCCGGTCCGGAGAGATTTACGGTGTCGCCGGCGTCAGCGGCAATGGCCAGAGCGAGCTCGCGGACGTGCTCATGGGTGTGCGCACTCCGCTCAGTGGCATTATTCAGATCGAGGAGACCGGCGAAGCCCTCAAGATGGTGACGCCTCGCGGAATGCGGGCTCGCGGGGCTGCCTTCATTCCGGCCGATCGTTATGGGCTTGCGCTTGCGAGCACGTTGCCGGTGCTGGATAATTTTACAGTCGGTGCTATCACCGGCGGCCGTTACGGAAGTTGGCTGCGTCTGCGAACAAAGGCGATGCGGACTGATGCCGAGACGGCTATTGCGGATTTCGATGTGCAAGGCGTTCGCAGCTTGGCACAGAAGGCAGCATTACTTTCCGGTGGAAATGCGCAAAAGCTGGTCATCGCGCGCGAGTTCAGCAACGCGCCGGACATTATCATCGCGCACAGCCCAAGCCGCGGACTCGATGCCCGCGCCACCAGCGCCGTCCACGCACGGCTGGCGGCGGCGCGCGCCAGACAGGCCGCGGTACTTTTGATCAGCGAAGACCTCGACGAAGTTCTCGCCCTGTCTGATCGCATCGGCGTGATGACGCGTGGGCGGATCGTTGCCGAGTTCGAGGCGCCGGCAAATCGTCAACAGGTCGGACAGGCCATGGTGGACCATGTCTGA
- a CDS encoding BMP family ABC transporter substrate-binding protein, producing MKIKSWLGVIATVVVAIGSMTSAVFAEERGFTLKAKPRIAMIMFADKKDGGWTQAFEEARVRMEKALDLKIAYVENVPENAAAITPPVERFIKAGYNIIIGTAFGYSDTFLTLSKKYPDVAFLNASGTTNGPNLQSFYGRTYASQYLCGMVAGAMTKTGKLGFVGANPFGVVIWTVNGFEMGARLMKPDVTTTVIYTGAWNDPVKERAAAQALMDGGADIIGQHVDTPTPQIVAQERKGFGTGHHRDLSEFASKATVCSSIWFWDRYLTPEIKKIIAGNWKPNPHGAFPSVKDGPTDIAINKKLVPEDVVKKVMAERQALIDGKEIYAGPLKSADGKDVITDGKVLDDGSLWKMDWYVPGVIAQR from the coding sequence ATGAAGATCAAATCATGGCTGGGGGTCATCGCAACAGTGGTCGTGGCGATCGGGTCAATGACCAGTGCGGTGTTCGCCGAGGAGCGAGGTTTCACCCTCAAGGCCAAGCCGAGGATCGCCATGATCATGTTCGCCGACAAAAAGGATGGCGGCTGGACGCAGGCCTTCGAGGAGGCGAGGGTACGGATGGAGAAGGCGCTCGACTTGAAGATTGCCTATGTCGAGAACGTTCCGGAGAATGCCGCTGCGATTACGCCTCCCGTCGAGCGCTTCATTAAGGCGGGATACAATATCATCATCGGAACAGCATTCGGCTACTCCGACACGTTTCTGACGTTGTCCAAGAAATACCCTGATGTAGCTTTCCTCAATGCGTCAGGCACCACCAACGGCCCCAACCTGCAATCCTTTTACGGTCGCACCTACGCGAGCCAGTATCTTTGCGGGATGGTCGCTGGCGCAATGACCAAGACCGGCAAGCTCGGTTTTGTCGGCGCCAATCCGTTCGGTGTGGTAATCTGGACCGTCAACGGCTTCGAAATGGGCGCCAGGCTCATGAAGCCGGATGTGACCACGACCGTGATCTATACCGGCGCCTGGAACGATCCGGTCAAGGAGCGTGCCGCCGCACAAGCCTTGATGGACGGTGGCGCCGACATCATCGGACAGCATGTCGACACGCCAACGCCGCAAATCGTCGCCCAAGAGCGCAAGGGTTTTGGCACCGGGCATCATCGCGACCTGTCGGAATTCGCGTCGAAGGCGACGGTGTGTTCATCGATCTGGTTCTGGGATCGGTATCTCACGCCCGAAATCAAAAAGATCATCGCCGGGAACTGGAAGCCAAACCCTCATGGGGCATTCCCGAGCGTCAAGGATGGCCCGACCGATATCGCCATCAACAAAAAGCTCGTGCCCGAAGACGTCGTGAAAAAGGTGATGGCAGAACGTCAAGCGCTGATCGATGGCAAGGAAATCTACGCCGGCCCGCTCAAAAGCGCGGATGGTAAGGACGTTATCACAGACGGCAAAGTGCTCGACGATGGCAGTTTGTGGAAAATGGATTGGTACGTTCCCGGCGTCATCGCTCAGAGATAA
- a CDS encoding amidohydrolase family protein, whose protein sequence is MRGCAGLNDIAICDGLITAIAPSLALTAERIIEADGRLVTESFANPHLHLCKVWTLTMMEDEARQNYHGATMEKAMAAIEVASRVKERYAESWIVENARRAVALAALYGNLHIRAFADVDGKARLEGLNALLKVRDEFRGIVDVQVVAFPQDGILREPGTRELMREAMIRGADVVGGIPWIEYTDKAAAEHISFCFDLAQEFDKDVSMLLDDAGDPGLRTLETFAIEAAARSWTGRTLAHHCRAMSQYPKPYLHRLIGTLLAADISIVSDPHTGPLHACVQELLAEKVNVCLGQDDISDAYYPYGRNNMLEVVFLASHLLWMMARDEIEQLYDLVTVNAGKAINVPLKLAVGSPAHMVVLSERDVLEAVRFHSEPACVISHGRLVDLRQMRELAGLRSV, encoded by the coding sequence TTGCGTGGTTGCGCGGGACTTAATGACATTGCAATTTGCGATGGTCTGATCACGGCCATTGCTCCGTCGCTCGCGCTGACAGCCGAGCGCATCATCGAGGCAGATGGGAGACTTGTCACCGAATCCTTCGCCAATCCGCACCTGCATCTGTGCAAGGTATGGACGCTCACGATGATGGAGGATGAGGCCCGGCAAAACTATCATGGTGCAACCATGGAGAAAGCCATGGCCGCCATCGAAGTCGCGAGCCGCGTGAAGGAGCGTTACGCCGAAAGCTGGATCGTCGAGAACGCGCGGCGCGCGGTAGCGCTGGCTGCGCTTTACGGAAATCTTCACATCCGCGCCTTTGCGGATGTGGACGGCAAGGCCCGTCTTGAGGGCCTCAATGCGCTCCTGAAGGTGCGTGATGAGTTCCGTGGTATCGTCGATGTCCAGGTCGTTGCCTTTCCGCAGGATGGTATCCTTCGCGAGCCTGGTACCAGGGAGCTGATGCGGGAGGCGATGATCAGAGGTGCGGACGTCGTTGGCGGTATTCCGTGGATTGAATATACCGACAAAGCTGCGGCCGAGCATATCTCGTTCTGTTTCGATCTCGCGCAGGAGTTCGACAAAGACGTGTCGATGCTCCTGGATGATGCTGGTGATCCGGGCCTGCGGACGCTTGAGACCTTCGCGATCGAAGCGGCGGCCCGTAGTTGGACCGGCAGGACTCTCGCGCATCACTGCCGCGCCATGAGCCAGTATCCGAAGCCATATCTGCACCGTCTGATCGGAACGCTGCTTGCAGCAGACATTTCGATCGTCAGTGATCCACACACGGGACCTCTGCATGCCTGCGTGCAGGAGCTGCTGGCGGAGAAGGTCAATGTCTGTCTTGGCCAGGATGACATCTCTGATGCCTATTATCCTTATGGTCGCAACAATATGCTCGAAGTCGTCTTCCTGGCGTCCCACCTCCTATGGATGATGGCACGCGATGAGATCGAGCAGCTTTACGATCTCGTCACTGTAAACGCCGGGAAGGCCATCAACGTCCCGCTCAAGCTCGCAGTCGGCAGTCCGGCGCACATGGTCGTCCTTAGCGAGCGCGATGTGCTTGAGGCCGTGCGCTTCCACAGCGAACCGGCTTGCGTGATAAGTCATGGTCGGCTCGTGGACCTTCGTCAGATGCGGGAGCTTGCCGGACTTCGCTCTGTATAG